A window of the Microplitis mediator isolate UGA2020A chromosome 5, iyMicMedi2.1, whole genome shotgun sequence genome harbors these coding sequences:
- the LOC130667521 gene encoding myb-like protein X isoform X1: MVSPSKNHNQKQKSLVADKKNQQSHVRLQRGDKPLEKKRFYLDIKNHSLSTRFESRIKELGGSIELFLDARVTLVVSDRADKFQQQAAASSDKKKWGYTSGGSAGPPSLRSVEVPTSTWTPPTPSFNGECPLSNSTNTRGHTAQRTKSRVDAMLERALTQPQQCSVDPLDNAFNWGIPIWTTDKLQVWLDKIYASLKDTNTLKCVNRINTDKDLKVKEFKKSYVKFESFKRDTRPVFLELPVWPTFNFDGEPGTCPFDKPREIKEEEKQSNNLINKKKEMTRKPRANTATRARRSEQLVGGFCEICRCDYKDLTKHVQSDKHLTFVRNDDNFLSLDSLINAGANVEAFLKLNQPDDVEKDLYTNGNDNLHNIIRNEEVNQTDKSDLADYGVDELKMVQCNGARRKLNLNLSSPHNLRARAKHESGHLLRSKGSPWHEVDKSEKLFDKLERYTIKKRSKGTIWIEEDEAPDKCDDDGDDDDDNNEPPLKDNKSTTTTTTMVIEKSPLSELNDVRVKNKDSREQTPRKSQELSSRFDDRRDRNKKSILCPDRSISENNAKDNNNLNDDLSGKKKECPVRIVTNNDNKKLSVKDFRCNGSMVKSVIPSTQKTDNSVETFETVGSDGNNKNKSTVDSKINDDANDKSVKSTKIFKSEENNDKEESNKTKCNRVNNNVRRIAGRSSRARRRQSVEERLIKDNRAFYKVEVIGNKLRSNTAHLNSNNQSVPVVKEVEKEVEKDEGPSSEKPVVVRFKRVRKSELSLLSDEAESFMFGDSRRDEWSNSTDWNNESGSNSSSSVVAKDTETSEGDNKPSSSSIASSSPVPNVQQPPDPSPVKEEPAVDDDSQDSSNVGRAKKRRRTQAEALIEDNSEYYKFETPGSRLRFQSLPAGIAKSQDNPPEINKCDKVPAVVEQQPASVVPEVDAEGKEVTPPSTEEKLYPSKPSAEIEKMRFSFESVPKSEPWYQTYQRQDDGAEFWHYFSESDSRKPFLLPYEIENFHENLIKLCQKNESRKRARAQGPNGLGRSPRKSPRCHASTLAIMSTIIRKREQQQIQQQQQQQIQQQQSINVNVLNDDTRVDVNTVNSDAKSSTDFELKEIVKSIDDMLNADVPFEDSFEPELDNISEGEEYQEEDKNQQHQQQDSHHQLIIASEPSGPPSNLLELLDNCRQHFNGLENSSCASSECGEVIIESPLKRRKRRKNRTGWPGIKTRKKLQCKQQVTPDVDSERENLPAKSTRTRNPDEDEEEEEEEEDGEDEDEEEEDEESRLNQQRIIERLQPSATESADSSSHDSNILPAIKDKNLIDLNESSSCQPSELDNNKNYDENSSNDLLKKCNEEKSDKGNDENNHDNVLKQQDSRTSTKINSKSTRKRQQQRQVLDARPSSSMTIESHPEIENHDNLCRQKNSTAMISRKNNSTATTLSKRRQRENNSTQESPSADVAADGQVNEATQQSVISQLDDTQTRQVGGYKKKDSVSSSPKKKQTPAPTRTKKRPRKQRSTSETSFDDENCKKPDDDDDDDDDEMDCPLSERVILQQQRVVSTPELQQRRSSIEFQPVVRVMKIEDQVDMDHNILSVTVASNRRLRSSSSPKLNSSPPAKRYKRSKGLINRWIKNS; this comes from the exons ATGGTATCGCCTTCTAAAAATCATAATCAGAAACAAAAATCCTTGGTggcagataaaaaaaatcaacagtCAC aTGTTCGTTTACAAAGAGGTGATAAgccattggaaaaaaaaagattttatcttgacattaaaaatcattCATTATCAACTAGATTCGAGTCGAGAATAAAAGAACTTGGTGGC agtattgaattatttttagacgCGAGGGTGACGCTGGTTGTTAGCGATCGAGCGGATAAATTTCAACAACAAGCCGCCGCAagttcagataaaaaaaaatggggttACACCAGTGGAGGGAGCGCGGGACCTCCCTCGCTGAGGAGTGTAGAGGTCCCAACGTCAACTTGGACGCCTCCAACGCCGTCCTTCAACGGTGAATGTCCATTGTCTAATTCAACAAATACGCGGGGCCACACTGCCCAGAGaact aaATCGCGAGTGGATGCAATGTTGGAACGTGCTCTGACACAACCACAACAGTGTTCAGTAGATCCGCTCGATAACGCCTTCAATTGGGGCATACCTATCTGGACTACCGACAAATTACAAGTGTGGCTAGATAAGATTTATGCCTCATTAAAAGATACAAATACACTTAAATGTGTTAATCGTATAAATACTGATAAGGATCTTAAagttaaagaatttaaaaaatcatatgtcAAATTTGAATCCTTTAAAAG aGATACAAGACCTGTCTTCCTAGAATTACCAGTTTGGCCGACATTTAATTTTGACGGCGAACCGGGTACTTGTCCGTTTGACAAACCACGAGAGATTAAAGAGGAAGAAAaacaaagtaataatttaataaataag aaaaaagaaatgactCGTAAGCCGCGAGCTAATACTGCAACACGTGCTCGAAGATCTGAACAGCTAGTCGGTGGTTTTTGTGAAATTTGCCGGTGTGACTACAAGGATCTGACAAAGCATGTGCAGAGTGATAAGCATCTTACATTTGTTCGcaatgatgataattttttatcacttgaTTCATTGATAAATGCGGGAGCTAATGTCGAGGCTTTTTTAAAGCTCAATCAACCAGATGACGTTGA aaaagaTTTGTACACCAATGGGAATGATAATCTTCACAACATAATAAGAAACGAGGAAGTTAATCAGACAGACAAGTCTGATTTAGCGGATTATGGTGTGGATGAATTGAAAATGGTCCAGTGTAATGGGGCGCGACGTAAGCTCAATCTAAATTTAAGTTCACCTCATAATTTACGCGCCCGTGCTAAACACGAGAGTGGTCATTTGTTGCGTTCAAAAGGTAGTCCGTGGCATGAAGTTGATAAAAGTGAAAAGTTATTTGATAAACTTGAACGTTATACCATAAAAAAACGATCAAAAGGCACTATTTGGATCGAAGAAGATGAAGCACCGGACAAGTGTGATGACGacggtgatgatgatgatgataataatgagcCTCCtttaaaagataataaatcaACTACAACAACAACGACGATGGTTATAGAAAAAAGTCCATTGAGTGAGTTGAATGATGTGagagttaaaaataaagacaGTCGTGAACAAACGCCTCGAAAAAGTCAAGAGTTATCTTCGCGTTTTGATGATCGCCGTGatcgtaataaaaaaagtattttgtgTCCTGATAGAAGTATTAGTGAGAATAATGCTAaagacaataataatttaaatgatgatTTATCGGGTAAGAAAAAAGAGTGTCCAGTTAGAATAGTaacaaataatgataataaaaaactatcggTTAAAGATTTTCGCTGCAATGGATCGATGGTTAAATCGGTTATTCCATCGACACAAAAAACGGACAATAGTGTTGAGACATTTGAAACTGTAGGTAGTGatggtaataataaaaacaagtcAACTGTGGatagtaaaattaatgatgatgCTAATGATAAATCAGTTAagagtacaaaaatttttaaatctgaaGAAAATAATGACAAGGAGGAGAGTAATAAAACAAAGTGTAATCGAGTCAATAATAATGTTAGGAGAATTGCGGGACGATCCTCACGTGCACGCCGAAGGCAATCTGTGGAAGAACGTTTGATTAAAGACAATCGTGCATTTTATAAAGTTGAAGTTATAGGTAATAAATTGAGATCAAATACGGCCCATTTGAACAGCAATAATCAAAGTGTGCCGGTGGTTAAGGAAGTTGAGAAAGAAGTTGAAAAAGATGAGGGTCCGTCGAGTGAAAAGCCGGTTGTTGTGAGATTCAAACGGGTAAGAAAGTCCGAGTTGTCGTTATTGAGTGATGAAGCTGAGTCGTTTATGTTTGGCGACTCGAGACGTGATGAGTGGAGTAACTCGACCGACTGGAATAATGAATCAGGCAGTAATAGTAGTAGCAGTGTTGTTGCTAAAGACACTGAGACAAGTGAAGGAGATAATAAACCATCTTCGTCATCTATTGCATCATCATCGCCGGTTCCCAATGTCCAGCAACCACCAGATCCATCACCCGTAAAAGAAGAACCTGCTGTTGATGATGATTCACAGGATTCGAGTAATGTTGGTCGGGCTAAAAAGAGAAGACGTACCCAGGCAGAAGCATTAATTGAAGACAACTCTGagtattataaatttgaaacacCTGGTAGTAGATTAAGGTTTCAAAGTTTGCCGGCTGGTATTGCCAAAAGTCAAGATAATCCtccggaaataaataaatgtgatAAAGTACCGGCAGTTGTTGAACAACAACCGGCTAGTGTTGTACCAGAAGTTGATGCTGAAGGTAAAGAAGTGACACCACCAAGTACTGAAGAAAAACTTTATCCGTCCAAACCATCGgctgaaattgaaaaaatgcgaTTTTCATTTGAATCAGTTCCTAAATCCGAGCCTTGGTATCAGACATATCAACGTCAAGATGATGGGGCTGAATTTTGGCACTACTTTAGTGAATCTGATTCACGCAAACCATTTTTATTGCCCTATGAAATTGAAAACTTTCATGAAAATCTTATTAAACTTTGTCAGAAAAATGAATCACGTAAACGAGCTCGGGCGCAGGGTCCAAATGGTCTCGGACGATCGCCCAGAAAAAGTCCACGATGTCATGCTTCGACTTTGGCTATCATGTCAACAATTATTCGTAAACGTGAGCAACAGCAGAttcaacagcagcagcaacaacaaatACAGCAGCAACAGTCAATTAATGTGAATGTTTTAAATGATGATACTCGAGTTGATGTGAATACAGTTAATTCAGATGCCAAATCTAGTACTGACTTTGAGCTCAAAGAAATAGTTAAAAGTATAGACGATATGTTAAATGCTGACGTACCTTTTGAAGATTCATTTGAACCTGAGTTGGATAATATTAGTGAGGGAGAAGAATATCAAGAAGAAGATAAAAATCAACAACATCAACAACAAGATTCACATCATCAGTTAATAATAGCATCAGAACCGTCTGGTCCACCGTCaaatttacttgaattatTGGATAATTGTCGGCAGCATTTTAATGGTCTCGAAAATTCATCGTGTGCTAGTTCAGAGTGTGGGGAAGTTATTATTGAGTCTCCATTAAAACGCCGTAAGAGGCGAAAAAATAGAACAGGCTGGCCTGGaataaaaacaagaaaaaaattgcaatGTAAGCAGCAAGTGACACCGGATGTTGACTCTGAACGTGAAAATTTACCAGCTAAAAGTACGCGTACTCGTAATCCCGATGAGGATgaagaggaagaagaagaagaggagGACGgtgaggatgaggatgaggaaGAAGAAGATGAAGAAAGTAGATTGAATCAACAGAGAATAATTGAAAGACTGCAACCATCAGCAACTGAATCCGCAGACTCATCGTCCCatgattcaaatattttaccgGCAatcaaagataaaaatttaattgatttaaatgaatCATCTTCGTGCCAGCCAAGTGaattagataataataaaaactatgaTGAAAATAGTAgtaatgatttattgaaaaaatgtaaTGAGGAAAAAAGTGATAAGGgtaatgatgaaaataatcaTGATAATGTTTTAAAACAACAAGACAGTCGTACAAgtactaaaataaattcaaagtcgACGCGTAAACGTCAGCAACAGCGTCAAGTGCTTGATGCTAGACCGTCTTCATCAATGACAATAGAATCACATCCTGAAATTGAAAATCACGATAATTTGTGTaggcaaaaaaattcaacggcAATGATATCAAGAAAGAACAATTCAACTGCAACGACTTTATCAAAACGACGGCAACGTGAGAATAATAGTACCCAAGAATCACCGAGTGCTGATGTTGCTGCTGATGGTCAAGTAAATGAAGCAACTCAGCAATCTGTAATATCACAACTAGATGATACTCAAACTCGTCAAGTTGgtggttataaaaaaaaggactCTGTCAGCAGCagtccaaagaaaaaacaaacgcCAGCACCAACGCGAACTAAAAAACGACCGCGAAAGCAAAGGAGTACATCGGAGACAAGTTTTGATGacgaaaattgcaaaaaaccagatgatgatgatgatgatgatgatgatgagatGGATTGTCCATTGTCAGAACGTGTTATTTTGCAACAACAAAGAGTTGTATCAACACCTGAATTACAACAACGACGGTCTAGCATCGAGTTTCAACCAGTTGTCAGGGTAATGAAAATAGAGGACCAGGTTGATATGGATCacaatattttatcagttacCGTTGCCAGTAATCGACGATTGAGAAGTTCCAGTTCACCTAAACTTAATTCATCACCACCCGCTAAACGATACAAACGTTCTAAGGGTTTAATTAACCGGTGGATTAAAAAcagttga
- the LOC130667521 gene encoding myb-like protein X isoform X2, whose protein sequence is MLERALTQPQQCSVDPLDNAFNWGIPIWTTDKLQVWLDKIYASLKDTNTLKCVNRINTDKDLKVKEFKKSYVKFESFKRDTRPVFLELPVWPTFNFDGEPGTCPFDKPREIKEEEKQSNNLINKKKEMTRKPRANTATRARRSEQLVGGFCEICRCDYKDLTKHVQSDKHLTFVRNDDNFLSLDSLINAGANVEAFLKLNQPDDVEKDLYTNGNDNLHNIIRNEEVNQTDKSDLADYGVDELKMVQCNGARRKLNLNLSSPHNLRARAKHESGHLLRSKGSPWHEVDKSEKLFDKLERYTIKKRSKGTIWIEEDEAPDKCDDDGDDDDDNNEPPLKDNKSTTTTTTMVIEKSPLSELNDVRVKNKDSREQTPRKSQELSSRFDDRRDRNKKSILCPDRSISENNAKDNNNLNDDLSGKKKECPVRIVTNNDNKKLSVKDFRCNGSMVKSVIPSTQKTDNSVETFETVGSDGNNKNKSTVDSKINDDANDKSVKSTKIFKSEENNDKEESNKTKCNRVNNNVRRIAGRSSRARRRQSVEERLIKDNRAFYKVEVIGNKLRSNTAHLNSNNQSVPVVKEVEKEVEKDEGPSSEKPVVVRFKRVRKSELSLLSDEAESFMFGDSRRDEWSNSTDWNNESGSNSSSSVVAKDTETSEGDNKPSSSSIASSSPVPNVQQPPDPSPVKEEPAVDDDSQDSSNVGRAKKRRRTQAEALIEDNSEYYKFETPGSRLRFQSLPAGIAKSQDNPPEINKCDKVPAVVEQQPASVVPEVDAEGKEVTPPSTEEKLYPSKPSAEIEKMRFSFESVPKSEPWYQTYQRQDDGAEFWHYFSESDSRKPFLLPYEIENFHENLIKLCQKNESRKRARAQGPNGLGRSPRKSPRCHASTLAIMSTIIRKREQQQIQQQQQQQIQQQQSINVNVLNDDTRVDVNTVNSDAKSSTDFELKEIVKSIDDMLNADVPFEDSFEPELDNISEGEEYQEEDKNQQHQQQDSHHQLIIASEPSGPPSNLLELLDNCRQHFNGLENSSCASSECGEVIIESPLKRRKRRKNRTGWPGIKTRKKLQCKQQVTPDVDSERENLPAKSTRTRNPDEDEEEEEEEEDGEDEDEEEEDEESRLNQQRIIERLQPSATESADSSSHDSNILPAIKDKNLIDLNESSSCQPSELDNNKNYDENSSNDLLKKCNEEKSDKGNDENNHDNVLKQQDSRTSTKINSKSTRKRQQQRQVLDARPSSSMTIESHPEIENHDNLCRQKNSTAMISRKNNSTATTLSKRRQRENNSTQESPSADVAADGQVNEATQQSVISQLDDTQTRQVGGYKKKDSVSSSPKKKQTPAPTRTKKRPRKQRSTSETSFDDENCKKPDDDDDDDDDEMDCPLSERVILQQQRVVSTPELQQRRSSIEFQPVVRVMKIEDQVDMDHNILSVTVASNRRLRSSSSPKLNSSPPAKRYKRSKGLINRWIKNS, encoded by the exons ATGTTGGAACGTGCTCTGACACAACCACAACAGTGTTCAGTAGATCCGCTCGATAACGCCTTCAATTGGGGCATACCTATCTGGACTACCGACAAATTACAAGTGTGGCTAGATAAGATTTATGCCTCATTAAAAGATACAAATACACTTAAATGTGTTAATCGTATAAATACTGATAAGGATCTTAAagttaaagaatttaaaaaatcatatgtcAAATTTGAATCCTTTAAAAG aGATACAAGACCTGTCTTCCTAGAATTACCAGTTTGGCCGACATTTAATTTTGACGGCGAACCGGGTACTTGTCCGTTTGACAAACCACGAGAGATTAAAGAGGAAGAAAaacaaagtaataatttaataaataag aaaaaagaaatgactCGTAAGCCGCGAGCTAATACTGCAACACGTGCTCGAAGATCTGAACAGCTAGTCGGTGGTTTTTGTGAAATTTGCCGGTGTGACTACAAGGATCTGACAAAGCATGTGCAGAGTGATAAGCATCTTACATTTGTTCGcaatgatgataattttttatcacttgaTTCATTGATAAATGCGGGAGCTAATGTCGAGGCTTTTTTAAAGCTCAATCAACCAGATGACGTTGA aaaagaTTTGTACACCAATGGGAATGATAATCTTCACAACATAATAAGAAACGAGGAAGTTAATCAGACAGACAAGTCTGATTTAGCGGATTATGGTGTGGATGAATTGAAAATGGTCCAGTGTAATGGGGCGCGACGTAAGCTCAATCTAAATTTAAGTTCACCTCATAATTTACGCGCCCGTGCTAAACACGAGAGTGGTCATTTGTTGCGTTCAAAAGGTAGTCCGTGGCATGAAGTTGATAAAAGTGAAAAGTTATTTGATAAACTTGAACGTTATACCATAAAAAAACGATCAAAAGGCACTATTTGGATCGAAGAAGATGAAGCACCGGACAAGTGTGATGACGacggtgatgatgatgatgataataatgagcCTCCtttaaaagataataaatcaACTACAACAACAACGACGATGGTTATAGAAAAAAGTCCATTGAGTGAGTTGAATGATGTGagagttaaaaataaagacaGTCGTGAACAAACGCCTCGAAAAAGTCAAGAGTTATCTTCGCGTTTTGATGATCGCCGTGatcgtaataaaaaaagtattttgtgTCCTGATAGAAGTATTAGTGAGAATAATGCTAaagacaataataatttaaatgatgatTTATCGGGTAAGAAAAAAGAGTGTCCAGTTAGAATAGTaacaaataatgataataaaaaactatcggTTAAAGATTTTCGCTGCAATGGATCGATGGTTAAATCGGTTATTCCATCGACACAAAAAACGGACAATAGTGTTGAGACATTTGAAACTGTAGGTAGTGatggtaataataaaaacaagtcAACTGTGGatagtaaaattaatgatgatgCTAATGATAAATCAGTTAagagtacaaaaatttttaaatctgaaGAAAATAATGACAAGGAGGAGAGTAATAAAACAAAGTGTAATCGAGTCAATAATAATGTTAGGAGAATTGCGGGACGATCCTCACGTGCACGCCGAAGGCAATCTGTGGAAGAACGTTTGATTAAAGACAATCGTGCATTTTATAAAGTTGAAGTTATAGGTAATAAATTGAGATCAAATACGGCCCATTTGAACAGCAATAATCAAAGTGTGCCGGTGGTTAAGGAAGTTGAGAAAGAAGTTGAAAAAGATGAGGGTCCGTCGAGTGAAAAGCCGGTTGTTGTGAGATTCAAACGGGTAAGAAAGTCCGAGTTGTCGTTATTGAGTGATGAAGCTGAGTCGTTTATGTTTGGCGACTCGAGACGTGATGAGTGGAGTAACTCGACCGACTGGAATAATGAATCAGGCAGTAATAGTAGTAGCAGTGTTGTTGCTAAAGACACTGAGACAAGTGAAGGAGATAATAAACCATCTTCGTCATCTATTGCATCATCATCGCCGGTTCCCAATGTCCAGCAACCACCAGATCCATCACCCGTAAAAGAAGAACCTGCTGTTGATGATGATTCACAGGATTCGAGTAATGTTGGTCGGGCTAAAAAGAGAAGACGTACCCAGGCAGAAGCATTAATTGAAGACAACTCTGagtattataaatttgaaacacCTGGTAGTAGATTAAGGTTTCAAAGTTTGCCGGCTGGTATTGCCAAAAGTCAAGATAATCCtccggaaataaataaatgtgatAAAGTACCGGCAGTTGTTGAACAACAACCGGCTAGTGTTGTACCAGAAGTTGATGCTGAAGGTAAAGAAGTGACACCACCAAGTACTGAAGAAAAACTTTATCCGTCCAAACCATCGgctgaaattgaaaaaatgcgaTTTTCATTTGAATCAGTTCCTAAATCCGAGCCTTGGTATCAGACATATCAACGTCAAGATGATGGGGCTGAATTTTGGCACTACTTTAGTGAATCTGATTCACGCAAACCATTTTTATTGCCCTATGAAATTGAAAACTTTCATGAAAATCTTATTAAACTTTGTCAGAAAAATGAATCACGTAAACGAGCTCGGGCGCAGGGTCCAAATGGTCTCGGACGATCGCCCAGAAAAAGTCCACGATGTCATGCTTCGACTTTGGCTATCATGTCAACAATTATTCGTAAACGTGAGCAACAGCAGAttcaacagcagcagcaacaacaaatACAGCAGCAACAGTCAATTAATGTGAATGTTTTAAATGATGATACTCGAGTTGATGTGAATACAGTTAATTCAGATGCCAAATCTAGTACTGACTTTGAGCTCAAAGAAATAGTTAAAAGTATAGACGATATGTTAAATGCTGACGTACCTTTTGAAGATTCATTTGAACCTGAGTTGGATAATATTAGTGAGGGAGAAGAATATCAAGAAGAAGATAAAAATCAACAACATCAACAACAAGATTCACATCATCAGTTAATAATAGCATCAGAACCGTCTGGTCCACCGTCaaatttacttgaattatTGGATAATTGTCGGCAGCATTTTAATGGTCTCGAAAATTCATCGTGTGCTAGTTCAGAGTGTGGGGAAGTTATTATTGAGTCTCCATTAAAACGCCGTAAGAGGCGAAAAAATAGAACAGGCTGGCCTGGaataaaaacaagaaaaaaattgcaatGTAAGCAGCAAGTGACACCGGATGTTGACTCTGAACGTGAAAATTTACCAGCTAAAAGTACGCGTACTCGTAATCCCGATGAGGATgaagaggaagaagaagaagaggagGACGgtgaggatgaggatgaggaaGAAGAAGATGAAGAAAGTAGATTGAATCAACAGAGAATAATTGAAAGACTGCAACCATCAGCAACTGAATCCGCAGACTCATCGTCCCatgattcaaatattttaccgGCAatcaaagataaaaatttaattgatttaaatgaatCATCTTCGTGCCAGCCAAGTGaattagataataataaaaactatgaTGAAAATAGTAgtaatgatttattgaaaaaatgtaaTGAGGAAAAAAGTGATAAGGgtaatgatgaaaataatcaTGATAATGTTTTAAAACAACAAGACAGTCGTACAAgtactaaaataaattcaaagtcgACGCGTAAACGTCAGCAACAGCGTCAAGTGCTTGATGCTAGACCGTCTTCATCAATGACAATAGAATCACATCCTGAAATTGAAAATCACGATAATTTGTGTaggcaaaaaaattcaacggcAATGATATCAAGAAAGAACAATTCAACTGCAACGACTTTATCAAAACGACGGCAACGTGAGAATAATAGTACCCAAGAATCACCGAGTGCTGATGTTGCTGCTGATGGTCAAGTAAATGAAGCAACTCAGCAATCTGTAATATCACAACTAGATGATACTCAAACTCGTCAAGTTGgtggttataaaaaaaaggactCTGTCAGCAGCagtccaaagaaaaaacaaacgcCAGCACCAACGCGAACTAAAAAACGACCGCGAAAGCAAAGGAGTACATCGGAGACAAGTTTTGATGacgaaaattgcaaaaaaccagatgatgatgatgatgatgatgatgatgagatGGATTGTCCATTGTCAGAACGTGTTATTTTGCAACAACAAAGAGTTGTATCAACACCTGAATTACAACAACGACGGTCTAGCATCGAGTTTCAACCAGTTGTCAGGGTAATGAAAATAGAGGACCAGGTTGATATGGATCacaatattttatcagttacCGTTGCCAGTAATCGACGATTGAGAAGTTCCAGTTCACCTAAACTTAATTCATCACCACCCGCTAAACGATACAAACGTTCTAAGGGTTTAATTAACCGGTGGATTAAAAAcagttga